Proteins encoded by one window of Gemmatimonadota bacterium:
- a CDS encoding DUF411 domain-containing protein: MSNVPNTSRFHATIALAAIIAALGCSSGKADIPPASQQASTQGLATHAAATLAPGTPGTPVVVYKDAQCGCCKAWVQHMRDNGFQVTAIDEPARVLDSIKTAHGINDATASCHTAEVGKYVIEGHVPADLVQKLLTDKPADVVGLTVPGMVTGTPGMEGGTPEHYTVLAMMRDGTTRPYAQR, translated from the coding sequence ATGTCGAACGTCCCGAACACATCACGGTTCCACGCCACGATTGCCCTCGCAGCAATCATCGCCGCGCTCGGCTGCTCCTCCGGCAAGGCCGATATACCTCCCGCAAGCCAGCAGGCTTCCACCCAGGGACTCGCCACGCACGCCGCGGCGACGCTCGCACCTGGTACACCAGGCACACCGGTCGTCGTTTACAAGGACGCCCAGTGCGGATGCTGCAAGGCGTGGGTGCAGCACATGCGCGATAACGGATTCCAGGTGACGGCAATCGACGAGCCGGCACGAGTGCTCGATTCGATCAAGACCGCGCACGGAATCAACGACGCCACCGCGTCATGCCACACCGCGGAAGTCGGCAAGTACGTGATCGAAGGACACGTACCAGCCGATCTGGTGCAGAAGCTTCTCACCGACAAGCCGGCTGATGTTGTCGGACTGACAGTCCCTGGCATGGTGACCGGCACCCCCGGCATGGAAGGCGGAACCCCGGAGCACTACACAGTGCTCGCGATGATGCGAGACGGCACAACGCGCCCCTACGCACAGCGCTAA
- a CDS encoding aldo/keto reductase: MPTAAHSESSPNPPSLPLSALGIGSALGAPTDEEDAAYDRALRRAIELGVNHVDTAINYRCQRSERVIGRVLRDIGNSDRDARIFVATKGGYLPLEAPPPSSKQEYRAYIAREYLDTGIIGADELVAGGHCIAPAFLRNQVERSIANLGVDSIDIYYIHNPEQQLDAVTRGEFDNRIHDAFAELERCVNDGLIQSYGCATWNGLRVPADAQNHISIESLVSAARDVAGDDHHMVAVQMPVNLAMMEGVRSPTQMVNGHQRTALESASDMGIAMIAVAPLMQGRLATDLPPAAREAFPEARTDAACALSFVRMLPNVASIVVGMRDVRHVEENVELFT, translated from the coding sequence ATGCCGACAGCCGCCCATTCCGAATCTTCGCCGAACCCGCCATCCCTGCCGCTTTCAGCACTCGGGATCGGATCGGCACTGGGCGCGCCGACAGACGAGGAAGACGCGGCTTACGATCGCGCGCTGCGGCGGGCGATCGAACTGGGCGTGAATCACGTGGATACGGCGATCAACTATCGCTGTCAGCGATCCGAGCGGGTGATCGGGCGTGTGCTGCGCGACATCGGCAACAGCGATCGCGACGCGAGAATCTTCGTGGCGACCAAGGGCGGCTATCTGCCACTGGAAGCGCCGCCGCCCTCGAGCAAGCAGGAGTACCGTGCGTACATCGCGCGTGAATATCTCGATACGGGAATCATCGGCGCTGACGAGCTGGTTGCGGGCGGGCACTGCATCGCTCCGGCATTCCTGCGCAATCAGGTGGAACGCAGTATCGCGAACCTCGGCGTCGATTCAATCGACATCTACTACATACACAATCCGGAGCAGCAGCTCGACGCCGTGACGCGCGGCGAGTTCGACAACCGGATTCACGATGCGTTCGCGGAGCTGGAGCGTTGCGTGAACGACGGATTGATACAGTCATATGGCTGCGCGACATGGAATGGCCTTCGGGTTCCCGCGGACGCGCAGAATCACATATCCATCGAATCGCTGGTGTCGGCCGCGCGTGACGTGGCGGGCGACGATCATCACATGGTTGCCGTGCAGATGCCGGTGAATCTCGCGATGATGGAAGGAGTGCGCTCGCCGACGCAGATGGTGAATGGACATCAGCGGACCGCGCTCGAATCCGCGAGCGACATGGGAATCGCGATGATAGCGGTCGCGCCGCTCATGCAGGGGCGCCTGGCAACGGATCTACCACCGGCTGCACGCGAGGCATTCCCGGAAGCAAGGACGGATGCCGCGTGCGCGCTGTCATTCGTGCGCATGTTGCCGAATGTCGCCAGCATAGTTGTAGGAATGCGCGACGTGAGACACGTGGAGGAGAACGTGGAGCTCTTCACGTAG
- a CDS encoding Crp/Fnr family transcriptional regulator, translated as MDDVASVRRTPRLSLSERIAASQFGAKAHWPSGFEVYRSGTAADGVFIVLHGHVVLRSPMKGGRGFVSGIAMPGETFGAEGLAPRGCYVTDARAADGVETLHLGGEQFRAFLREQPAHAISLIGQILAERSTLLERLQELASLNVEDRLVSVLMRLSEDTGFMVDDATLKLDPSHHRLLCEMVGATRESIALALSRMVNGGVASRAGSCFVIDTRQLASRHHASRYDEQTPLPMTRESARA; from the coding sequence ATGGATGATGTAGCATCGGTGCGCCGGACGCCGCGACTGTCGCTCAGCGAGCGAATCGCGGCGTCCCAGTTCGGCGCAAAAGCACACTGGCCCAGCGGATTCGAGGTGTACCGGAGTGGTACAGCCGCTGACGGAGTCTTCATCGTGTTGCACGGCCACGTTGTGCTGCGAAGCCCCATGAAGGGCGGACGTGGCTTCGTGAGCGGGATAGCAATGCCGGGCGAGACCTTCGGAGCCGAGGGACTCGCTCCGCGCGGTTGCTACGTAACCGATGCCAGGGCCGCCGATGGAGTCGAGACGCTGCACCTGGGGGGCGAGCAGTTTCGCGCATTCCTGAGAGAGCAGCCCGCCCACGCGATATCCCTGATCGGCCAGATCCTCGCCGAGCGCAGTACGCTGCTCGAGAGATTGCAGGAGCTCGCGTCGCTCAACGTCGAGGATCGGCTCGTCTCAGTGCTCATGCGACTGAGCGAGGACACCGGCTTCATGGTGGACGATGCCACCCTCAAGCTGGACCCCTCGCATCACCGGCTGCTGTGTGAGATGGTGGGCGCCACCCGCGAATCCATCGCGCTGGCATTGAGCCGCATGGTGAACGGTGGGGTAGCGTCGCGCGCTGGCTCGTGCTTTGTTATTGATACGCGGCAGTTGGCATCCCGCCATCACGCTTCGCGGTACGACGAGCAGACTCCCCTGCCAATGACCAGGGAATCGGCCCGAGCGTAG
- a CDS encoding alpha/beta fold hydrolase, producing the protein MPIADIIQGAGQLDLRAGNERGILLLHGFGDTPQTLAYLARYLHERAFDVRVPLLPGHGRNISAMDASSHIEWLDSARAELFAMRARHRWTAVGGLSMGGSIATILAAELRDLPSLVLIAPYLRMPKRLRWLSATSGLWSNVVGPIHSRTTRSILDPAEREANLAYGSVTGKSIHELALLVNKARRALPEITAPTLLIQSETDNRISAQSARQAFAELRTESKKLVLTHEGGHVITVDYGRERVFEEVRAWLGTGPGTSPQPGRPE; encoded by the coding sequence ATTCCGATAGCAGACATAATTCAAGGCGCAGGTCAGCTTGACCTGCGCGCCGGCAACGAGCGGGGGATTCTTCTCCTGCACGGTTTCGGCGACACACCTCAAACGTTGGCATACCTCGCCCGGTACCTTCACGAGCGGGCGTTCGACGTTCGCGTCCCCCTGCTCCCGGGCCATGGCCGCAACATCAGCGCGATGGACGCGTCGTCCCACATCGAGTGGCTCGACAGCGCGCGCGCCGAGCTGTTCGCCATGCGCGCCCGTCACAGGTGGACCGCCGTCGGCGGCCTCTCGATGGGTGGATCGATCGCCACGATACTGGCCGCCGAGCTGCGCGATCTACCTTCGCTCGTACTGATCGCGCCGTATCTCAGAATGCCTAAGCGACTGCGCTGGCTCTCCGCCACATCTGGATTGTGGAGCAACGTGGTCGGGCCCATTCACTCGCGAACTACACGCTCGATCCTGGACCCCGCCGAGCGCGAGGCGAATCTCGCTTACGGGTCGGTGACCGGGAAATCGATCCACGAGCTCGCGCTGCTGGTCAACAAGGCGCGCCGCGCGTTGCCGGAGATTACCGCACCGACGTTGTTGATTCAGTCCGAAACCGACAATCGGATCTCCGCGCAGAGTGCGCGGCAGGCATTCGCAGAGCTGAGGACGGAATCAAAGAAGCTGGTTCTCACGCACGAGGGCGGACATGTGATAACCGTGGACTACGGCCGCGAGCGCGTGTTCGAAGAAGTGCGCGCCTGGCTGGGGACTGGTCCCGGAACCTCGCCCCAGCCAGGGCGCCCGGAATAG
- a CDS encoding FAD-dependent oxidoreductase — translation MRVAIVGGGINGVMSAWALRRRGHDVVLFERGVLMGATSAASSKLLHGGLRYLEQGDVRQVYEGLHERRWWMQRAPMLTRRVELFLPLYSHAPHGRVALAAGLTAYDLLAGRARLGRHRWWSRGRMPERASGLKRDGLRGAFSYWDAQMDDAALGRWAADRALDDGVVIHENTDVLQIARDGELRTTRDASRFDVIVNVAGPWARALLDASGIASHTRLDLVRGSHLIVNRAIEAGFALNLPSDGRLVFALPHHGRTLVGTTEVRQTLDEPIACSVAEREYLLDAYNTFFVNGIDDADIETTFAGVRPLVDFGKSAHAQRRGETIEVEGRVVSVFGGKWTTSRLLGERVADAVGRLKESS, via the coding sequence ATGCGAGTCGCGATCGTCGGTGGTGGGATCAACGGTGTGATGAGCGCATGGGCGCTCCGACGGCGCGGCCACGACGTCGTGCTGTTCGAGCGCGGCGTGCTGATGGGTGCGACGAGTGCGGCATCGAGCAAGCTGCTGCACGGTGGTCTGCGATACCTGGAGCAGGGCGACGTACGGCAGGTGTACGAGGGATTGCACGAGCGGCGCTGGTGGATGCAGCGCGCACCCATGCTCACGCGTCGGGTCGAGCTGTTCCTGCCACTATACAGCCACGCGCCGCACGGACGTGTCGCGCTCGCCGCGGGTCTCACAGCATACGATCTGCTTGCCGGCCGAGCGAGACTCGGGCGTCATAGATGGTGGAGTAGAGGACGCATGCCTGAGCGCGCGAGCGGCCTGAAGCGCGACGGACTGCGTGGTGCGTTCTCGTACTGGGATGCGCAGATGGACGACGCGGCGCTCGGCCGCTGGGCAGCTGACCGTGCGCTTGACGACGGCGTCGTGATTCATGAGAACACCGACGTCCTGCAAATCGCGCGCGATGGCGAGCTGCGTACGACGCGTGATGCTTCGCGATTCGACGTGATAGTGAACGTTGCGGGGCCATGGGCGCGTGCGTTGCTGGACGCGAGCGGAATTGCGTCGCACACGCGGCTGGATCTCGTGCGCGGATCTCACCTCATTGTGAACAGAGCGATCGAAGCCGGATTTGCGCTGAACCTTCCGTCGGACGGACGGCTCGTGTTTGCGTTACCGCATCACGGGCGGACGCTGGTGGGAACGACGGAAGTGCGTCAGACGCTCGACGAGCCAATTGCATGCAGCGTCGCCGAGCGTGAGTACTTGCTGGATGCGTACAATACGTTCTTCGTGAACGGGATTGATGATGCGGACATCGAGACAACCTTTGCGGGTGTGCGTCCGCTGGTGGACTTCGGAAAGTCGGCGCACGCGCAGCGGCGCGGGGAGACTATCGAAGTGGAAGGTCGCGTGGTGAGCGTGTTTGGTGGAAAGTGGACGACGTCGCGGTTGCTGGGGGAGCGGGTGGCAGATGCGGTGGGGAGATTGAAAGAGTCCAGTTGA
- a CDS encoding TraR/DksA C4-type zinc finger protein yields the protein MRSTGAISSAQLRELEADIRSELARIERSLARDAQEEALLADSSSLRVASGTASDGGLTVTLTGRVHARHAELTEALRRIEDGRYGVCGHCGEGIAYGRLLVVPEATNCLECR from the coding sequence ATGAGATCGACCGGAGCAATATCGAGTGCACAACTGCGCGAGCTGGAGGCGGACATCCGCTCGGAGCTGGCACGCATCGAGCGATCGCTCGCGCGCGACGCGCAGGAGGAGGCACTCCTCGCGGACAGCTCGTCGCTTCGTGTCGCTTCCGGCACGGCGAGCGACGGTGGCCTCACGGTCACGCTCACCGGCCGCGTCCATGCTCGGCATGCAGAGCTCACCGAGGCACTGAGGCGCATCGAGGACGGCAGGTATGGTGTCTGCGGCCACTGCGGGGAGGGAATCGCATATGGACGCCTGCTCGTCGTCCCCGAAGCGACCAACTGCCTGGAGTGCCGATAA
- a CDS encoding DUF302 domain-containing protein, translating into MTLDKGDGIVNIASNHSVDETVEKLKGILQAKGVKLFALVDHSGEAERAGMKMRPTKLLIFGNPQGGTPVMLAAPSIALDLPLKILIWEDAHGKAWVSYNSPAYLQKRHGVPQELLQNITVVETLAAKAAE; encoded by the coding sequence ATGACGCTCGATAAGGGTGATGGGATCGTCAACATCGCCAGCAATCATTCGGTAGATGAAACGGTAGAGAAACTCAAGGGGATTCTTCAAGCGAAGGGAGTCAAGCTGTTTGCTCTCGTCGACCATAGCGGCGAAGCGGAAAGAGCAGGGATGAAAATGCGGCCTACCAAACTTTTGATCTTCGGAAACCCCCAGGGTGGCACGCCTGTGATGTTAGCCGCTCCCAGCATAGCACTTGATCTCCCGCTCAAGATTCTGATCTGGGAAGATGCTCATGGGAAAGCCTGGGTTTCCTACAACAGCCCGGCATATTTGCAAAAGCGGCATGGCGTACCGCAGGAGTTGTTGCAGAACATCACAGTGGTGGAGACACTGGCAGCGAAGGCGGCGGAGTAG
- a CDS encoding fatty acid desaturase, whose amino-acid sequence MPHFAALATAWWKPVLFIIIAGHLTNVCVTIFLHRAQTHRGVKLHYLAALPMRIWLWLSTAIVTKEWVACHRKHHAFADREGDPHSPLMEGLRNIVLKGAFYYRKAVRQPGMLEKYGKGTPTDWLERHVFSKLNWVGILLMLGIDIWLFGFFVGPLVWGIQMIWIPFWAAGIINGVGHAVGYRNFDVKDESRNISPIGIWLGGEELHNNHHADPHSAIFSARWFEFDVGALYLRILAMFRLAEIKYARGMREHESSEMRDAA is encoded by the coding sequence ATGCCCCATTTCGCAGCTCTTGCCACCGCGTGGTGGAAGCCGGTCCTTTTCATCATCATTGCTGGACACCTCACCAACGTCTGCGTGACGATCTTCCTGCATCGCGCACAGACCCACCGCGGTGTGAAGCTCCACTACCTGGCAGCGCTTCCGATGCGCATCTGGCTGTGGCTGTCGACTGCGATCGTCACCAAGGAATGGGTGGCCTGCCACCGCAAGCACCACGCATTCGCGGACCGCGAGGGTGATCCGCACTCGCCGCTGATGGAAGGTCTCCGCAACATCGTGCTCAAGGGCGCGTTCTACTACCGCAAGGCGGTCCGTCAGCCGGGCATGCTGGAGAAGTACGGCAAGGGCACTCCCACCGACTGGCTCGAGCGTCACGTATTCTCCAAGCTCAACTGGGTCGGCATCCTGCTGATGCTGGGCATCGACATCTGGCTCTTTGGATTCTTCGTCGGACCGCTCGTGTGGGGCATTCAGATGATCTGGATTCCGTTCTGGGCAGCTGGCATCATCAACGGCGTCGGTCACGCAGTCGGCTATCGCAACTTCGACGTCAAGGACGAGAGCCGCAACATCTCGCCCATCGGCATCTGGCTCGGCGGCGAGGAGCTGCACAACAACCACCACGCAGATCCGCACAGTGCGATCTTTTCCGCGCGCTGGTTCGAGTTCGACGTCGGTGCGCTGTATCTCCGCATCCTCGCGATGTTCCGCCTCGCCGAAATCAAGTACGCACGTGGAATGCGGGAGCATGAATCGTCGGAGATGCGTGACGCCGCGTAA
- a CDS encoding M1 family metallopeptidase, with protein MSVRSIAALALLSSAVALPISAQQSAPVLPYTPTNAPRAIRRDIPLTNMIRRAWEAGTRDSTGRPGRNYWQLWNDYTINARFDAPTSTVSGSERVMIHNNSDSAMHEIVLRLDQNIYRANVPRAETVPEITDGMVVTKLTVDGANVDLSDRSNSAGRSPRGRPAPPITHPEAIGITQTVATIKLPAPIPAKGTSTIEAEWHFRVPQSLGVRGLRMGAWGDSLYQVGQWYPRVAVFDDLRGWDTDPYLGPSEFYNNYGHFDVKLDMPAGWLVGSTGVLQNPEQVLTASAREKLSRVLQSDSTINIVSADERGPGKSTAAGDRLVWHFVADSVGDVAWGTSDRFVWDATRATIPGKGVIPINIFYEPGNTQKYVTAGPTARHALEFYSKLWMPYTYPLLTMVDGPEGGMEYPMFIMSSAGASDHETGHQWWPMMVGTNETWYGFMDEGFNQYMNRLSRFDRLGQTPNVDSLGQSYGRTSGDEREHPLMSDANYGGPMYSFQAYGKAPLMLSMLGGIVGDTAVWNAMSGYAKAWRFKHPTPWDYALFMDNALHKDLSWFWYYWLFTDEAVDGSIASVKTTGARTTVVVRQDGGMPSPVVLKVKFATTGPAIRTMKNARMTDANTAIVTWPVDVWFNGSRTYNAVLDFGGRKIESITLDPGRRFPDRNPSDNVWPR; from the coding sequence ATGTCCGTTCGATCCATTGCCGCGCTCGCGCTGCTTTCCAGCGCAGTCGCGTTGCCGATTTCTGCGCAGCAGTCCGCGCCCGTGCTTCCGTACACGCCGACCAACGCGCCGCGGGCGATACGACGAGACATTCCGCTCACCAACATGATCCGCCGAGCGTGGGAAGCCGGGACGCGCGATTCGACAGGACGTCCGGGGCGTAATTACTGGCAGCTGTGGAACGACTACACCATCAATGCGCGCTTTGACGCTCCGACATCGACAGTGAGCGGCAGCGAGCGCGTCATGATCCACAACAACAGCGATTCGGCGATGCACGAGATAGTGCTGCGACTGGATCAGAACATCTATCGCGCAAACGTACCGCGCGCCGAAACGGTCCCGGAGATCACAGACGGCATGGTCGTGACGAAGCTGACCGTCGATGGCGCGAACGTCGATCTCAGCGACAGAAGCAACTCTGCAGGACGAAGCCCGCGCGGCCGGCCGGCTCCGCCGATCACGCATCCAGAAGCGATCGGCATCACTCAGACCGTTGCAACGATCAAGCTTCCCGCGCCGATCCCTGCGAAGGGTACGAGTACGATCGAAGCCGAGTGGCACTTTCGCGTTCCGCAGTCGCTGGGTGTTCGCGGATTGCGCATGGGAGCGTGGGGTGACTCGCTGTATCAGGTCGGTCAGTGGTATCCGCGCGTAGCAGTGTTCGACGATCTTCGCGGTTGGGACACCGATCCGTACCTCGGACCGTCCGAGTTCTACAACAACTACGGCCATTTCGATGTGAAGCTCGACATGCCCGCAGGCTGGCTCGTCGGATCGACCGGTGTGCTACAGAACCCTGAGCAGGTGCTCACCGCGAGCGCACGCGAGAAGCTGTCGCGTGTTCTGCAATCCGACTCGACGATCAACATCGTGAGCGCCGATGAGCGCGGTCCCGGCAAGTCGACCGCTGCAGGCGACAGACTCGTCTGGCACTTCGTCGCTGACAGCGTTGGCGACGTCGCATGGGGAACGTCGGACCGTTTCGTCTGGGATGCTACGCGCGCGACGATTCCGGGGAAGGGTGTCATCCCGATCAACATCTTCTACGAGCCAGGTAACACGCAGAAGTACGTCACCGCTGGCCCAACGGCGCGTCACGCGCTCGAGTTCTATTCCAAGTTGTGGATGCCGTACACCTATCCGTTGCTCACGATGGTGGACGGTCCCGAAGGCGGAATGGAATATCCAATGTTCATCATGTCGAGCGCTGGCGCGTCGGATCACGAAACGGGTCATCAGTGGTGGCCGATGATGGTCGGCACCAACGAGACGTGGTACGGCTTCATGGACGAAGGATTCAATCAGTACATGAATCGTCTCTCGCGTTTCGATCGACTCGGTCAGACTCCAAACGTCGACAGCCTGGGACAGTCATACGGCCGCACGAGTGGTGATGAGCGTGAGCACCCGCTGATGTCGGACGCGAACTACGGCGGCCCGATGTATTCCTTCCAGGCCTACGGCAAGGCGCCGCTAATGCTGTCGATGCTCGGCGGCATCGTCGGCGATACCGCGGTCTGGAATGCGATGAGTGGTTACGCGAAAGCATGGCGCTTCAAGCATCCAACGCCATGGGATTACGCGCTGTTCATGGACAACGCGCTGCACAAGGATCTCAGCTGGTTCTGGTACTACTGGCTGTTCACCGACGAAGCGGTTGACGGCTCGATTGCGAGCGTGAAGACGACCGGTGCGCGAACGACGGTTGTAGTTCGTCAGGACGGCGGAATGCCATCGCCAGTGGTTCTCAAAGTCAAGTTCGCCACAACCGGCCCAGCGATCCGCACAATGAAGAACGCGCGGATGACAGATGCGAACACAGCAATAGTTACGTGGCCCGTTGACGTCTGGTTCAATGGCAGCAGAACCTACAACGCAGTGCTGGACTTCGGCGGACGCAAGATAGAATCGATAACGCTGGATCCCGGCCGCAGGTTCCCGGATCGTAATCCCAGCGACAACGTATGGCCGCGATAA
- a CDS encoding contact-dependent growth inhibition system immunity protein — MATQLEEAKAVTVREMKQCIENDADLLKALHHHADLHEVVPMVLDVIERDPLASAGSFRGDLLRALIELPATFWHDDPASFQRYKAAVRAGAIARLALPRAERMAFWTNAE; from the coding sequence ATGGCAACGCAATTAGAAGAAGCGAAAGCGGTAACCGTCAGAGAAATGAAACAGTGCATTGAAAACGACGCGGATCTGCTGAAGGCACTGCACCACCACGCGGATCTGCACGAAGTAGTGCCGATGGTGCTGGATGTGATCGAACGTGATCCACTTGCATCGGCTGGAAGCTTTCGCGGTGATCTGCTGCGGGCGCTGATCGAGCTGCCGGCAACGTTCTGGCACGACGATCCGGCGTCGTTCCAGCGCTACAAGGCGGCGGTTCGCGCAGGTGCCATCGCGCGACTGGCGCTGCCACGCGCGGAGCGGATGGCGTTCTGGACGAACGCGGAGTAA
- a CDS encoding oxidative damage protection protein — protein MPATVTCTRCGQTREGFERAPFPGPIGARALGEICQVCWGDWLKQQTMLINHYGLNVMDPQARQFITRNMEAFLFKRGESSQIDTSKLGTISH, from the coding sequence ATGCCAGCTACAGTAACGTGCACGCGCTGCGGCCAGACGCGCGAAGGTTTCGAGCGCGCGCCATTCCCCGGCCCGATCGGCGCGCGCGCGCTCGGCGAGATCTGCCAGGTCTGCTGGGGCGACTGGCTCAAGCAGCAGACGATGCTGATCAATCACTACGGTCTCAACGTGATGGATCCGCAAGCTCGCCAGTTCATCACGCGCAACATGGAAGCGTTCCTGTTCAAGCGCGGCGAGTCGAGCCAGATCGACACCAGCAAGCTAGGCACGATAAGCCATTAG
- a CDS encoding MBL fold metallo-hydrolase: MSIFPRATPAFPARASTDEVVVTWIGHSSFLLQIGSVNILLDPIWSKRASPVSFAGPKRATAPGVSFDSLPPIDLVLLSHDHYDHLDVATIRRIGAQHPHAQFIAPIGVGAWLRARGARVVAELDWWQSAHLHNLDITCTPAQHFSGRRPNNRDSTLWCGWTIRAGHRAVFFAGDTGRHPEFGEITRRLGPFEAAFIPIGAYDPRWFMQPVHMAPDEAVSAYVDVVAENSGQACRFIAMHWGTFKLTDEPLDEPPALTRVEWEKAGLEPEMLWVMAHGETRRV; the protein is encoded by the coding sequence ATGTCGATCTTTCCCCGCGCAACTCCGGCATTTCCCGCACGTGCATCGACTGACGAAGTCGTCGTCACGTGGATAGGCCACTCGAGCTTTCTGCTCCAGATCGGGTCCGTGAACATCCTGCTGGATCCGATCTGGAGCAAGCGCGCGTCACCGGTGAGCTTCGCCGGCCCCAAGCGCGCAACGGCACCTGGCGTGAGCTTCGATTCGCTGCCGCCGATCGATCTGGTGCTTCTTTCACACGACCACTACGACCATCTCGACGTCGCAACGATCCGGCGCATAGGCGCGCAGCATCCGCACGCGCAATTCATCGCGCCCATCGGCGTCGGCGCCTGGCTCCGTGCTCGCGGTGCACGGGTCGTGGCGGAGCTGGACTGGTGGCAGAGCGCGCACTTGCACAATCTCGACATCACCTGCACACCGGCACAACATTTTTCCGGCAGACGCCCGAACAACCGGGACTCGACGCTCTGGTGCGGCTGGACAATCCGTGCGGGCCATCGCGCTGTCTTCTTCGCCGGTGACACAGGACGGCATCCGGAGTTCGGCGAGATCACGCGACGACTCGGCCCGTTCGAGGCTGCTTTCATTCCGATCGGCGCTTACGATCCGCGCTGGTTCATGCAGCCGGTGCACATGGCGCCGGATGAGGCCGTATCGGCTTATGTCGATGTGGTCGCTGAGAACTCGGGACAGGCATGCAGGTTCATCGCGATGCACTGGGGGACCTTCAAGCTCACGGATGAGCCGCTGGATGAGCCACCGGCGCTTACACGCGTGGAGTGGGAAAAGGCGGGGCTGGAGCCGGAGATGTTATGGGTGATGGCGCACGGTGAGACGCGCAGGGTGTAG